One genomic window of Pirellulales bacterium includes the following:
- a CDS encoding metallophosphoesterase family protein, producing MKRALVSDIHGNLEALTAVLEDIRQQGITEIYCLGDIIGYGPNPRECIDRIMQVDACILGNHDQGALFDPEGFNSGAERAIFWTREQLEAPGGSPEQNAKRWDFLGELPRSIRENGALFVHGSARNPLNEYVFPEDIYNPKKMEKIFSLVERLCFQGHTHVPGVFTEDLKFYSPEEINYRYELSDSKTMFNVGSVGQPRDGDPRACYAIYEDDSVTYRRVEYPFEETARKIHDIPDLDNFLGDRLREGK from the coding sequence GTGAAACGCGCGCTTGTCAGCGACATACACGGCAATCTCGAAGCCCTGACCGCTGTGCTGGAAGATATCCGGCAACAAGGTATCACCGAGATCTACTGTCTCGGCGACATCATCGGGTATGGGCCCAATCCGCGCGAGTGCATCGACCGCATCATGCAGGTCGACGCCTGCATCTTGGGGAACCACGACCAGGGCGCGCTCTTCGACCCCGAAGGATTCAACTCGGGCGCCGAACGAGCCATCTTCTGGACGCGTGAACAGTTGGAGGCCCCCGGCGGAAGTCCCGAACAAAATGCCAAACGTTGGGACTTTCTCGGCGAATTACCTCGTAGCATTCGCGAGAACGGCGCCCTGTTCGTGCATGGCTCGGCCCGCAATCCGCTCAACGAGTATGTCTTTCCCGAAGACATCTATAACCCGAAGAAAATGGAAAAGATCTTCTCGCTCGTCGAGCGGCTCTGCTTCCAGGGCCACACGCACGTGCCGGGAGTCTTCACCGAGGATCTGAAGTTCTACAGCCCGGAAGAGATCAACTATCGCTACGAGTTGTCGGACAGCAAGACCATGTTCAACGTCGGTTCGGTCGGCCAGCCACGCGATGGTGATCCTCGCGCCTGTTACGCCATCTACGAGGACGATTCCGTAACGTATCGTCGCGTCGAATATCCCTTCGAAGAAACCGCTCGCAAGATTCACGATATCCCCGATTTGGACAATTTCCTCGGCGATCGACTGCGCGAGGGAAAATAG